The Prevotella melaninogenica region TTCATCTTGTCCTTTCAGCTCAACAGTAAAGTTCTTCTCCAAAGCTTTTAAGAACTCAGCAACTTCCATGCCATTTAAATCCTTGATGACACGGTTATAGTCAAGAATCGTTAATTGACTTGCCTGGAAGCATACTGCCATAAAGTAGTTATACTCCTCGTCACCCTTATGATTTTTGTTGTTCTTAGCCTTCTCAGCACCTACTAAAGCAGCTGCAGCAGAACGATGGTGTCCATCAGCAATATAAAGACTTGGCATCTTCTTAAACTCTTCAGTTATAGTCTTAATGTCAGCTTCATCTGTAATAACCCAGAACTGATGTCTGAAACCATCATCAGGAGCTACAAAGTCATATTCTGGTTTTGTAGCAGCATATCGAGCCAACAAGGTATCAAGTACTTGATTATCAGGATAAGCAAAGAACACTGGTTCAACATTAGCATTACAAATGCGGACATGTTTCATACGATCTTCTTCCTTATCTCTACGTGTTAGCTCATGCTTCTTGATATTACCTGTCAGATAATCATCAACATATGCTCCAACAACAAGACCATATTGAGTCTTGCCATTCATAGTTTGTGCATAGATATAGTAATGCTCCTTATTGTCTTGGACTAACCAACCTTCATCTTGGAACTTCTGGAATTGTTCAACAGCACTATTATAAGCTCTTGGATCATATTCACTTGTGCCAACTTCAAAGTTGATTTCTGGTTTGATGATATGATATAAACTCTTCTCGTTGTCACCAGCTTCTGCACGAGCTTCTTCAGAATCCAAAACATCGTATGGACGACTTGCAACAGACTCAACCAAGTCCTTTGGAGGGCGGATACCTTTAAAAGGTTTTATTACTGCCATAGTGTTAGTTTTTAAATAAAAATAAAAGGATTGAAAGTCCCAACCTCACTTAGTAGATTAAGACAATCAACCCTTATGTATTAGAAAGTTATTTATTTACTTGGAATTTAGTATCACCTGTAGCAAAGAAAGCGTTAATCTGCTTTGCTGCAGCAATACCAGCATTATTATTAGCTTCAGCTGTCTGTGCACCCATCTTCTTAGGAGTAGAGAAATAACGTCCTTCAAATTTCTTGAATTCAGCATCAGCATCAGGCATAATATCAGTCACAAACTTCAAGTCTTCACGCTCAGCCATCAACTTCAGAAGTTCCTCCTCATTGATAACTTCCTTGCGGGCAGTATTAATGAGGATACCCTTCTTTGGGAGAAGGTTAACTAAACGATAATCAATACTCTTAACGGTCTGTGGAGTTGCAGGGATATGGAGTGACAAAACGTCACAAGTCTGGAATAATTCATCTTGTGTCTTACAAGCATGAACACCCGCTGCTTCAATAGCCTCTGCAGGGCAGAATGCATCGTATGCGTACACTTCCATACCAAAGCCTTTGGCGATACGAGCTACATTACGACCAACATTACCGAAAGCAAGAATACCAATTTTCTTGCCCATCAATTCGGTGCCTGCCTTGCCATTATAGAAACTACGTACAGCATATACCAACAAACCAAATACAAGTTCAGCAACAGCATTAGAGTTCTGTCCCGGAGTATTTTCTACAACAACATTCTTCTCCTTTGCATAGGCTGTATCAATAGAGTCATAACCAGCACCTGCACGAACAACTATCTTCAACCGCTTAGCTGCGTCAAGTACTTCTGGTGTAACTTTATCAGAGCGTACAATCATTGCATCAGCATCTTTTACTGCTTCAAGCAATTCAGCTTTCTCTGTATATTTTTCAAGCAGAACAACCTCATGTCCAGCATTCTTAAGTTCTGTTGTAATACCTTGCACTGCAGATGGTGCAAAGGGTTTTTCAGTTGCAATTAAAACTTTCATAGCCTTAATGTTTTGGTTAGATATAGTAAAGTTATCGTTTAGACTCAGCAGGTGGCATGTACACCACTGCTAAGTCTAATCTTTATATATTTAGTGTTTAGCTTCAAACTCCTTCATTGTTTCAACAAGGGCCTTGCAGCCTTCAACTGTCATTGCGTTGTAGCAGCTTGCACGGAAACCACCAACATCGCGGTGACCCTTGATACCAACCATTCCTCTTTCTGTAGCGAACTTAAAGAACTCATCTTGCAATTCTGCATACTCATCGTTGAGAACGAAGCAGATGTTCATGTAAGAGCGATCTTCCTCACATTTAACTGTACCACGGAACAACTTATTGCGATCGATTTCACCGTAAACAATATCAGCACGCTCCTTAGCAAGTTTCTCCATTGCTTCTACACCACCATTTGCTTTAATCCAACGAAGGTTCTCTAAAGCTGTATAGATTGGCACTACAGGAGGAGTATTGAACATAGAACCCTTCTTGATATGTGTACGATAATCCAACATTGTTGGGATTTCACGTTGTACACGGCCAAGAACTTCATCCTTAATAATAATGAATGTCACACCCGCCATAGAAAGATTCTTCTGTGCACCACCATAGATGCAGTCGTACTTAGAAACATCAACTGGACGGCTAAAGATATCTGAAGACATATCACCAATCAAACGAACTGGTACATCTAAATCTTTGTGATATTCAGTACCATAAATTGTGTTATTGGTAGTGATGTGCAAATAATCCAAGTCTGTAGGAACATCGAAGTTCTTTGGAAGATATGTATAGTTTTCATCTGCAGATGAAGCAACTTCAACAACATCTCCAAACAACTTAGCCTCCTTCATGGCCTTCTTTGCCCAAACACCAGTATTCAAATAACCAGCCTTCTTTATCAAGAAGTTGAAAGGAATCATGCAGAACTCAAGTGATGCACCACCACCCAAGAAAAGCACTGAATAGCCCTCTGGAACATTTAACACTTCCTTTACTAAAGCCATAGCTTCGTCCATTACTGGCTGAAAATCCTTTGAACGATGGCTGATTTCTGCAATTGAGAGACCAATTCCATTAAAATCTAAAATGGCATTTGCTGTCTTTTCGATTACTTCACGTGGAAGGATACATGGACCTGCACCAAAATTGTACTTTTTCATCTCGATTGTTTAGTTTAAGTTTGACTTATGTTTTGTAGTTATTATCAGTATTAAATATTGTAATAGGTTTTGATGGTCTACGATGCGAAGATACGCTTTTATTTTTATACTTCCAAATAAAATATCATTTTTTTTATTTGCAAGATAGTATGTGTTTTATACACGTGGAGAGGGATGTTAAAGAAAAAGGTGACACATTGTATAATGTGTCACCTTACCTCTTCCACAACGGTACGAATACCCTTTATTTTTTCACCTTTAGTCAATGAAATTATTTCTTTAATCTTTGTGCGTGAAACTGCTACATAAGTAAAACGATCTTTCACATCAATCTTTCCAATTTCAGAAGACTTTAATCCTCCTTTCTTACAAAGAAAGCCTACAATATCTATTTTTGAGATTTTATCTTTCTTTCCTTTACCTATATATATTGTTGCCATACGAGGCTGAGCAGGTTTTGGTAAAGTCTCTGGAATCTTATATTCTTCATGCTCATTGGTAACATACTCTGGCAAATGTTCTTCTGGACCAAGGATAAAGAAGGTTCTTCCTTCCTTGTCCCAACGTGCTGTACGCCCTACTCTATGAACATAGCTATCTTCTGTCTCTGGGAAATGATAATGTATGATATTATCAACATCTGGTATATCCAATCCACGTGAAGCCAAGTCGGTACTAACAAGTATTGGTGCAGAACCATTTGAGAAACGATAAAGAGATGCTTCACGCTCACGCTGGTCTAAGCCACCATGAAACCAACTAATTGTAAAACCATTCTCCTTTAAGAATAAAGCAGTGCGTTCTACGGAGTCACGATAATTCAAGAATACAATACTACTTTTGTCACCTAAAGAAAGGAGAAGTTTCTTCAATACCTCAAGTTTATCCTTTTCGGGACTTGTAACTGTGTAGAGATGTATGCGATTAGGAATATTCTCATCTTCTGTACGATAATCCAAATGAACGGTCCTACCCATTGATACAAAATTAGGAATAGTTTCAGACTCTGTTGCTGAAAGTAGGATTCGTCTTTCAATATTTGGTAACTTACAGAGAATACTCATCATTTCATCTTGAAAACCAAATTCAAGACACTTGTCAAACTCATCAATGACAAGCCACTTTATCGTTTCTGCATTAATATTAGCCTTATCAAGATGATCGTTTAAACGTCCTGGAGTTGCAAAGACTATCTGAGGTTTTACATCTCTCAATACACGATGCTCTTCCATTGTTGGACGTCCACCATATAAAGGCATAGAGCGTAAGCCACTACCCATATCCTTAAGAACATTAGCTGACTGCAATGCCAATTCACGTCCAGGTACCAACACTACAGCCTGCAGTGCATCTGACGAAGCATCTAAGCGCTGAATTAATGGTAGGAGGTAAGCATAAGTCTTACCTGAACCTGTCGGTGACATCACTACAACATCTTTACCCGTATGCAATACTGCATCAGCCGTAGCCTCCTGCATTGCATTGAGCGTGATGCCAAGTTTATTAAGAATATTATTGTTCATCTTTATCTTTCCTTTCTCAACTTATCAATTTCATCGAATTCCTTACCCATATTCAAATTAAGGTAAATTGTATACAAAGGAGCTAACCATTTACTCTTAGCGGTAGGAGCAAGCTCTCTGTATTTCTCCATGTAGGGTTTAGAACGCTGATATAATGTTATAATCTTTTCCTTGTTGGCACGATACTTCTGCCTATCTTTATTTAATTCTATCGCTTGATTAAAATAGGCAAGTCCTATATTATAATAGGCATCAGCATAAGTGTCTTTATCTTTTATCAGCTGCTTACAAATCTCAATACATTCATTGTATCTACCAAGGTTCAGCAATGCTGTACTTTTAGCAAAACGAAACAAAAGACTTGTGGAATCAGCTTTCAAAGCACGCTCCGTGATTTCTAATGCTTTTTGATGTTCTCCAATCTTAGCATAATATTCAACTAATCGTGGGAAGAAGAATGCAAAATTAGGATATTGTTCGAAACCTGCTTGTAGAGACTTTACATACATGGCAGTATCCTTTTTTACCAAATATGCTTCAGCCTCATACTGCCTTACAAAGTTTAGCATAGAGGTATCACGCTCTGCCTGCTCTTTAAACTGCATAATCTTATCAGCATCACTAAGCTTATAGCCACAGAACATAGCCCAATAAGCAGCATGCGGAATAAGAGCATCTTTCTGCATATAGTCATAACCTTCAAATAGAGGATAATTTGCTGACAGCAAGTAATCGCTATAATAATCAAAGGCCGTCTTATAATCTTTCTTATGGATAAAATATGAACCTCCATTGAATAGATTAGGACGAATAGAGTTTAGGAAGTCTGCATGCTTAGCTCTATATTTAGCACGTACCCTTCCTTTAGCATCTGGTTGAGCATCAAGAGAATCAAAGCGTGACATTACATCATACAACTTCCTTGTTACAGTAAAAAGGGCTGCCGTGTCATACTTTTGTTTCAAATATAATTTTTCATTTCCCTGCTCATATTGTTTTGTTAATGCATCACAGAGAAGGAGCCATATTTTACTATTCTTCTTAGAAGCCGAATCAACCAATAATCCACGAAGTGTGTTTTCTGCTTTTGTGAGTTCTTTTCCCGACTTTATCTGGTCACGTACTGCCTGTAATTGTTTCTTCTGTGCCATACCTGTAAGGGAAAAGAGCAAGCAGATATATATCAAAAATAACTTTATAAATTTCACTTTTTAAAATTTGTTACAAGAGGTTCAAGTTCTTCAGCCTTTATTTTATCATTCAAGATAGTATAATCCAAATAGAGAGGACCTACCCAATCTACTCTATTCCTACGAGGGTCTTTTGCTCTCACACGTTCAAGATAAGTACGTGCTTCTGCAAAATATTTCATATACTCATTATCTGATACGTCTTCCTTTTTCTTTCTTCGTTCAGCAACAGCCTCACGCGCAGCCATACCAACAGTGTTTAGACATACACCAATATTATAGGCAACAGGAATACTGCTTGGGTCTATTTCATCCGCTTGTTTGTAAGCATCTATTGCTTCTTCCCAACGTTCAGCATGCATGGCAATTTCACCTTTAAGAATCCATGGCACTGCTGAATTTGTATTCTCTTCAAGAATTCTATCAATAAAGTCTTCAATATTGAACTTACGTGTAGGATTCTGATAGAACTTCATTATCCATGAGAAATAAGTCTCATTAGTAGGGTCAGTACGATAAAGTCGTTGTATTACAGAAAGATAACGTAAAGAGTCTTCCTCTGTCACCATCTTACCGTGCATACACTGAGCTTTAATTTCTGCTGCTGCTTGTGCCGTTTCATCGTATTGCATAGCAATATCAGCATATTTATCAGCTTTCTCTAAGTTGTGAGCTTTTAAATAATAATAAGCAATGTAATAAGCAGCAACACCTGACTCATCGATATTATCCTTTACCAATGGAGATTTACGAGCTTTTAGATATAATTGTAAGGCATCAAGTCCTTCATTTCTCGTATAACTTCCTTTGGTAAAATACTTACCAGCATCTATCAACATTGGATGCAGAACTGCAAGACGATTCTTGTTCTCCTCCTCAAATCTTGGGTTAACTTTCCCCTTTCGATTAGGCATTCTGTCAAATTCATCACTTTTCAATGAATATTCCACACCATCAACAACAGCATTGAAAATGGCTACAGAATCCCTATTCGATTGTTTTTCTACACGGGTGAAAGCTTCTTTTGCGAGGCGATTAAAAGATTCTGCCTGCTGATATGCTTCTTGCGCCTCTGCGATATTCCAACTTGTAAAAATAGAAATAATCAGTATTAGTACTCTTTTCATCGGCTATATTTTAGTAACACAAAATCCCCTCTTATATGATTTAATCTAATAATTCATATAAGAGGGGAATATTAAAAACTATTTACTGCTGAACGCCAGCAATAGCTGCAGCTTCCAATGTCTCAGGAGCTTGTGCACCCTTTACGAAATAGTAGCAACCGTAAAGTGGGTAAGCCCATGAACTCTTATGCTCTTTCATAACATCGAGATTCTTAGCTGTCTCGAGGTATGAAATTGCCTTATTGTAAACATCGTTGAACTGAGCACGTGCAGCTGGTGACAATACACCCTTCACAGCTGCTACACGGTCCTGTGCCTTGTAGAACCAGCACTGACCGATAGATGCATTAATAGCAATCTTTGCATTATCATCCTTTGCCAATGCCAATGCCTTAGAAAGGTAATCAGCAGCCTTCTCATATTCCTTCTTCTGGCTTGCGAACTGACCAAGCATTACCAATGCACCATAGCTGTTAGGATTCTTTGCAAGGGCAGCGTTTACGATTTCCTCTGCCTTGTCTTGCATACCAAGTGAGCTATAGATAGATGTCAAAGTTGTCAATACGGCATCATTATCAGGATCTTGAGCATAGATACCAGCGAGCTTATCTGCATAAGCTACAGAGTCTTGGCGACTATTAAGCTGTGCACCCATAATAGCCAACTGCAACTGCTTTGCATCCTTACCACGGTCCTTACTCTTTACAGCGTATTCAGCATATTTCTCAGCTTTCTTATAGTCCTTATTCTGATAAGCATAATAAGTTGCGAAATAAGCAATCTCATTCAAGTTTTCATCCTTAGACTTATCAAACTTTGAGAACATTGGCTCATCAGCAGAGTCTACGTAACGAGCAAGATACTTATAAGCATTTGCATCATCCTTAGCACCCTGATAGAAGATACCACCATTGATAAGCTGACCACGGAGTGGATAGAGCTCATCAGCAATACCTGTATACTTAGGCTTAACCTTACCCTTTGCGTTAGGCATATTGTCATACTTAACAACCTCCTCAGCAGCATCGAAAGCCTGACCTACAGCCTCGTAGAGACCTTTCTCATCAACAGCTTTGTTACCTTCCTTACCCATTTGCTGGTTAGTCTGGTTCTCAAGCTGAACACCCTGCTCTGCACTTACCTTCTTCATAGCAAGTTGATAGAGCTTGTCATAAGCCTTTGCCTTCTCAGCATTGTCTGTAAGCTGGCCGAGGTTAGCCTTAACGAGCTCAGCAGCCTCTGCGTAGCTCTGTGCCTTAAGGATTGCCTTCAGTGGCTCGCTGTCACCAGCGAATGCAGCAGATGTACTGAGTAACATCAATGCTGCGAACATTAACTTCTTCATATTAGTGATCTTTATTAAAAGGTTTATAAATCTATTTTAATTCATAATGCAGAATTCTATGTTAATTCTTAATTCAGAATTCATAATTCATAATTATGATTACCGTTGTTTCTATGAGCTTTAAACAAGCAACTTGTCAACTTGTCAACTCGTTAACTTGTCAACTTGTTCACTCGAAATCAACTGGTGTTACCTCAGTGTTATCTGCTGATGATGCCTCTCCCTCGATATTCTCAGCGTTGTTTGGAAGTTCTTCGTTGTTTTCTTCCTCAACCTGTGATTCCATCTCAGAACTCATCACCTTACATACAGATGCGATGACATCATTCTTCTTAGCGAGGTTTATTAGGCGCACACCTTGCGTTGCACGACCCATAACACGGCATTCAGCAACAGACATACGAATAACAATACCGCTCTTGTTGATAATCATCAAGTCGTTATCATCGGTAACGTTCTTGATAGCAACAAGTTTACCGGTCTTGTCCGTAATGTTCAGCGTCTTAACCCCCTTACCACCACGATTGGTCAATCGGTAGTCTTCAACTTGTGAACGCTTTCCATAACCCTCTTCAGATACAACCATAACGGTCTCTTTGACTGGGTCATTTACAACAATCATGCCAACAACCTCGTCCTGTCCGTCATCATCTAATCGCATACCACGAACACCAGTAGAAACACGGCCCATTGTGCGGATATTTGACTCGTCGAAGCGGCAAGCTCGACCATTGCGGTCAGCGATAATCAGCTCGTTATGACCATTTGTCAAGCGAACGTCTACGACCTCATCACCCTCATTGATATTAATAGCAATCACACCATTGGTACGAGGACGAGAGTAAGCACGGAGAGAGGTCTTCTTAACGATACCCTGCTTTGTAGCAAATACTACATAGTGAGAATCGAGGAAGTCATCATCATCCAAACCCTGAATACGCAAGAATGCGTTAACAGAATCGCCTGGCTCAAGTGAGAGCATATTCTGAATAGCACGACCCTTTGAGTTCTTATCACCCTCAGGGATGTCATAACACTTCATCCAGTAGCAACGGCCCTTACGAGTGAAGAACAACATTGTCTGGTGCATTGTTGCTGGATAGATATATTCGGTGAAGTCTTTCTCACGAGTACGAGCACCCTTTGAACCTACACCACCACGAGCCTGCTCCTTAAAGTCTGCAAGTGGTGTGCGCTTGATATAACCAAGGTGGCTGATAGTAATAACAACAGGGTCATTAGGATAGAAGTCCTCAGCATTAAACTCATGCTCGTCAGGGATAATCTCTGTACGACGATCATCGCCATACTTCTCCTTCACCTCCTGCAACTCTTCCTTCATTACCTCCTTGCAACGCTCAGGATTATTAAGAATCTCCTGCAAATCCTTAATTGTCTGCATCAATTCCTCAAACTCCTGATGCAACTGATCAAGACGAAGACCTGTCAACTGTGACAGACGCATGTCAACGATAGCCTTTGACTGAAGCTCATCGAAGTCAAAACGCTTCTCGAGGTTTTTCTGAGCCTCAGAAGGTGTCTTGCTGGCACGAATAATACGGACAACCTCATCAATATTGTCACAAGCCTTAATCAATGCCTCCAAGATATGTGCGCGCTCCTGCGCCTTCTTGAGGTCAAACTGGGCACGGCGAATAGTTACGTCATGACGATGCTCAACAAAGTACTTGATGCACTCACGAAGGCTCAACAGACGTGGACGACCAGCAACCAACGCGATGCAGTTTACAGAGAAAGAACTCTGCAAGGCTGTCATCTTAAAGAGCTTATTCAGAATAACGTTTGCATTGGCATCACGCTTCACGTCAACAACGATACGCATACCCTGACGGC contains the following coding sequences:
- a CDS encoding tetratricopeptide repeat protein: MKKLMFAALMLLSTSAAFAGDSEPLKAILKAQSYAEAAELVKANLGQLTDNAEKAKAYDKLYQLAMKKVSAEQGVQLENQTNQQMGKEGNKAVDEKGLYEAVGQAFDAAEEVVKYDNMPNAKGKVKPKYTGIADELYPLRGQLINGGIFYQGAKDDANAYKYLARYVDSADEPMFSKFDKSKDENLNEIAYFATYYAYQNKDYKKAEKYAEYAVKSKDRGKDAKQLQLAIMGAQLNSRQDSVAYADKLAGIYAQDPDNDAVLTTLTSIYSSLGMQDKAEEIVNAALAKNPNSYGALVMLGQFASQKKEYEKAADYLSKALALAKDDNAKIAINASIGQCWFYKAQDRVAAVKGVLSPAARAQFNDVYNKAISYLETAKNLDVMKEHKSSWAYPLYGCYYFVKGAQAPETLEAAAIAGVQQ
- the serC gene encoding 3-phosphoserine/phosphohydroxythreonine transaminase, whose protein sequence is MKKYNFGAGPCILPREVIEKTANAILDFNGIGLSIAEISHRSKDFQPVMDEAMALVKEVLNVPEGYSVLFLGGGASLEFCMIPFNFLIKKAGYLNTGVWAKKAMKEAKLFGDVVEVASSADENYTYLPKNFDVPTDLDYLHITTNNTIYGTEYHKDLDVPVRLIGDMSSDIFSRPVDVSKYDCIYGGAQKNLSMAGVTFIIIKDEVLGRVQREIPTMLDYRTHIKKGSMFNTPPVVPIYTALENLRWIKANGGVEAMEKLAKERADIVYGEIDRNKLFRGTVKCEEDRSYMNICFVLNDEYAELQDEFFKFATERGMVGIKGHRDVGGFRASCYNAMTVEGCKALVETMKEFEAKH
- a CDS encoding DEAD/DEAH box helicase, which codes for MNNNILNKLGITLNAMQEATADAVLHTGKDVVVMSPTGSGKTYAYLLPLIQRLDASSDALQAVVLVPGRELALQSANVLKDMGSGLRSMPLYGGRPTMEEHRVLRDVKPQIVFATPGRLNDHLDKANINAETIKWLVIDEFDKCLEFGFQDEMMSILCKLPNIERRILLSATESETIPNFVSMGRTVHLDYRTEDENIPNRIHLYTVTSPEKDKLEVLKKLLLSLGDKSSIVFLNYRDSVERTALFLKENGFTISWFHGGLDQREREASLYRFSNGSAPILVSTDLASRGLDIPDVDNIIHYHFPETEDSYVHRVGRTARWDKEGRTFFILGPEEHLPEYVTNEHEEYKIPETLPKPAQPRMATIYIGKGKKDKISKIDIVGFLCKKGGLKSSEIGKIDVKDRFTYVAVSRTKIKEIISLTKGEKIKGIRTVVEEVR
- the gyrA gene encoding DNA gyrase subunit A; the encoded protein is MDENQTIDQDRIMKINIEEEMKSSYIDYSMSVIVARALPDVRDGFKPVHRRILFGMRGIGNFSNQPYKKCARVVGEVLGKYHPHGDSSVYGALVRMGQDWNMRYKLVDGQGNFGSVDGDSAAAMRYTECRLSKMGEHVMDDIEKDTVDMVNNFDDTLREPAVMPTKIPNLLVNGGNGIAVGMATNIPTHNLGEVIDGCCAYIDNPEISTDGLMEFIPAPDFPTGAYIYGLQGVKDAYETGRGRVVMRAKAEIESDESHDKIVVTEIPYGVNKQQLIEYIADLVKEGKLEGISNVNDETGRQGMRIVVDVKRDANANVILNKLFKMTALQSSFSVNCIALVAGRPRLLSLRECIKYFVEHRHDVTIRRAQFDLKKAQERAHILEALIKACDNIDEVVRIIRASKTPSEAQKNLEKRFDFDELQSKAIVDMRLSQLTGLRLDQLHQEFEELMQTIKDLQEILNNPERCKEVMKEELQEVKEKYGDDRRTEIIPDEHEFNAEDFYPNDPVVITISHLGYIKRTPLADFKEQARGGVGSKGARTREKDFTEYIYPATMHQTMLFFTRKGRCYWMKCYDIPEGDKNSKGRAIQNMLSLEPGDSVNAFLRIQGLDDDDFLDSHYVVFATKQGIVKKTSLRAYSRPRTNGVIAININEGDEVVDVRLTNGHNELIIADRNGRACRFDESNIRTMGRVSTGVRGMRLDDDGQDEVVGMIVVNDPVKETVMVVSEEGYGKRSQVEDYRLTNRGGKGVKTLNITDKTGKLVAIKNVTDDNDLMIINKSGIVIRMSVAECRVMGRATQGVRLINLAKKNDVIASVCKVMSSEMESQVEEENNEELPNNAENIEGEASSADNTEVTPVDFE
- a CDS encoding DUF1015 domain-containing protein, which encodes MAVIKPFKGIRPPKDLVESVASRPYDVLDSEEARAEAGDNEKSLYHIIKPEINFEVGTSEYDPRAYNSAVEQFQKFQDEGWLVQDNKEHYYIYAQTMNGKTQYGLVVGAYVDDYLTGNIKKHELTRRDKEEDRMKHVRICNANVEPVFFAYPDNQVLDTLLARYAATKPEYDFVAPDDGFRHQFWVITDEADIKTITEEFKKMPSLYIADGHHRSAAAALVGAEKAKNNKNHKGDEEYNYFMAVCFQASQLTILDYNRVIKDLNGMEVAEFLKALEKNFTVELKGQDEYRPTKLHEFSMYLDGNWYSLVAKPGTYDDNDPIGVLDVDISSRLILDELMGIKDLRSDKRIDFVGGLRGLGELKRRVDSGEMRWALALYPVSMQQIMDIADSGKIMPPKATWFEPKLRSGLVIHKLD
- a CDS encoding NAD(P)-dependent oxidoreductase, with product MKVLIATEKPFAPSAVQGITTELKNAGHEVVLLEKYTEKAELLEAVKDADAMIVRSDKVTPEVLDAAKRLKIVVRAGAGYDSIDTAYAKEKNVVVENTPGQNSNAVAELVFGLLVYAVRSFYNGKAGTELMGKKIGILAFGNVGRNVARIAKGFGMEVYAYDAFCPAEAIEAAGVHACKTQDELFQTCDVLSLHIPATPQTVKSIDYRLVNLLPKKGILINTARKEVINEEELLKLMAEREDLKFVTDIMPDADAEFKKFEGRYFSTPKKMGAQTAEANNNAGIAAAKQINAFFATGDTKFQVNK